In a single window of the Acinetobacter sp. CS-2 genome:
- the tehB gene encoding SAM-dependent methyltransferase TehB: protein MQQLICYKELPVWTQQSIPQGFKNQHNTKAGTWAKLTVFKGELHFAMLEESGAVKSEHVFSLEQQPPFIEPQAWHKIVSASDDIECQLQFYCLPQDYFYKKYQLSPTHSEILAATPYLQGGRALDVGCGQGRNTLYLSQHGFEVDAWDVNENSLQKLRQIIQSEQIDNIQVQQRDLNADPSITGRYDFICCTVVMMFLQAQTVKPLIKQMQQATVPGGYNLIVCAMNTDDLPAQPDFPFAFKAGELSALYEGWNIVKYNENVGELHRVDAQGNRIKQHFATLLAQKVAEDI from the coding sequence ATGCAACAGCTTATTTGTTATAAAGAACTTCCTGTCTGGACACAGCAGAGTATCCCGCAAGGGTTTAAAAACCAGCACAATACCAAAGCCGGTACCTGGGCAAAATTAACCGTATTCAAGGGTGAGCTGCATTTTGCCATGCTGGAGGAATCGGGAGCCGTAAAGTCTGAGCATGTTTTTAGCCTAGAGCAGCAACCTCCGTTTATTGAACCGCAAGCATGGCATAAAATTGTTTCTGCCAGTGATGACATTGAATGTCAGCTACAGTTTTACTGTCTGCCACAGGATTATTTTTATAAAAAATATCAGCTTTCACCCACGCACTCTGAAATTCTGGCTGCTACGCCATATTTGCAAGGTGGCCGTGCCCTCGATGTTGGCTGCGGGCAGGGGCGTAATACGCTGTATTTAAGTCAGCATGGTTTTGAGGTGGATGCCTGGGATGTCAATGAAAACAGCCTGCAAAAGTTGAGGCAGATTATTCAGAGTGAGCAGATTGATAATATTCAGGTGCAACAGCGTGATTTAAATGCAGACCCAAGTATTACCGGCCGTTATGATTTTATTTGCTGTACTGTGGTGATGATGTTCTTGCAAGCCCAAACGGTGAAACCTCTGATTAAGCAGATGCAACAAGCGACTGTTCCGGGAGGCTATAACCTGATTGTCTGTGCGATGAATACGGACGACCTTCCGGCACAGCCTGACTTTCCTTTTGCCTTTAAAGCAGGGGAGTTAAGTGCGCTTTATGAGGGCTGGAACATTGTGAAATATAATGAAAATGTCGGTGAGTTGCATCGGGTAGATGCACAGGGAAATAGGATTAAACAGCATTTTGCGACATTGTTGGCGCAGAAAGTTGCTGAGGATATTTAA